From the Chloroflexus aurantiacus J-10-fl genome, one window contains:
- the ftsA gene encoding cell division protein FtsA — MARTMARTIVGIDVGTSKICTIVGQIGDGRRLNILGVGMVPSRGIDKGVVVNIDDAATAIEASLEKAERASGLRISHAFVGVAGRHISSLNSRGVAAVQNPDGITRQDVARAVEAAQLVALPTQREIIHVIPRTYVIDGNDGIRDPIGMSGLRLEVETHIITGEAMAIQNLIRSVERAGVQIDDLVLQPLAAAEAVLSDDDKERGVMLIDIGGATTDLAIFAQGGVWHTGVIPVGGQHFTNDIVYVLHTPPNTAEYLKLRYGSAIAGNPPAPGDESDLIDAETLTVGEKQQISAHLLKQVLQARAEELIELIVAEARRSGYEGMLPAGIVLTGGGAQLSRFDDLLRDDLGLPVRIGIPGGLGGLTDSLDSPAYATAVGLLRWGVRYGGRPPEQSSSDDTSSLYERFRRWLRELLP; from the coding sequence ATGGCACGCACCATGGCACGCACCATTGTTGGCATAGATGTAGGGACAAGTAAAATCTGTACCATCGTCGGCCAAATCGGTGATGGACGACGGCTGAATATTCTCGGTGTTGGGATGGTGCCCAGCCGTGGGATCGACAAAGGAGTGGTCGTCAATATTGACGATGCCGCCACTGCAATCGAAGCCAGCCTGGAAAAGGCTGAACGCGCCAGCGGTTTACGGATCAGCCACGCCTTTGTCGGGGTTGCCGGTCGTCACATTTCGTCACTTAACAGTCGGGGAGTGGCAGCCGTTCAGAATCCCGACGGGATCACCCGGCAAGACGTGGCGCGGGCAGTGGAAGCAGCGCAACTGGTAGCGTTACCCACCCAGCGCGAGATCATTCACGTCATTCCCCGTACCTATGTGATCGATGGTAATGATGGGATTCGCGATCCGATTGGGATGAGCGGGCTACGTCTTGAGGTGGAGACACACATCATCACCGGCGAGGCGATGGCAATTCAGAACCTGATCCGGAGCGTCGAGCGGGCGGGTGTGCAGATTGATGATCTGGTCTTACAGCCGCTGGCTGCCGCCGAAGCGGTGCTCAGCGATGACGACAAAGAGCGTGGCGTGATGCTCATCGATATTGGCGGCGCCACCACCGATCTCGCCATTTTTGCCCAGGGCGGGGTATGGCATACCGGAGTAATCCCGGTTGGTGGGCAGCACTTCACCAACGATATTGTTTATGTCTTGCATACGCCGCCGAATACCGCCGAGTATTTGAAACTGCGCTACGGCAGCGCCATCGCCGGTAATCCGCCCGCGCCGGGTGATGAGAGTGATCTCATCGATGCGGAAACATTGACGGTAGGTGAAAAGCAACAGATCAGTGCTCATCTCTTGAAACAGGTTCTACAGGCACGTGCCGAAGAACTTATTGAGCTGATCGTTGCTGAAGCCCGTCGGAGCGGATACGAAGGCATGCTTCCGGCCGGCATTGTCTTGACTGGAGGTGGGGCACAGCTCAGTCGCTTCGACGATCTTCTGCGTGACGACCTGGGATTACCGGTACGAATCGGTATTCCGGGTGGGTTGGGGGGTCTCACCGACTCACTCGACTCACCGGCATATGCGACGGCTGTTGGGCTTTTGCGATGGGGAGTGCGTTACGGCGGGCGGCCGCCTGAGCAGTCCTCGTCTGATGATACGAGTTCACTTTACGAGCGCTTCCGCCGCTGGTTGCGCGAATTATTGCCATAA
- a CDS encoding cell division protein FtsQ/DivIB, whose translation MEYNPPNTRERIVARRQRMRRNSTEPVVPGWRWRLREGLRSGRIVSGIVFVISCFALFYVLFSSRFRVQTVEVVGAEFLSPERIVAAVPLRGLPIWLVDEEQAVAPLLTSPFVEEARLTLSLPDRARIVIVERQPAIYWRTGGVDYLVDRQGYVIEAAATPPAEDELVIVDSSNLPVEPGMRLDTDALTLARELAFVLPNQIGLHPAQIGWDFGLGVFVRTAQDQMIVFGRSERLERKLTILAYLLADGTPFTYLDLRPVNPFYQYRPDGSS comes from the coding sequence ATGGAATACAATCCGCCAAATACTCGTGAACGAATCGTCGCCCGCCGTCAGCGTATGCGGCGAAACAGCACCGAGCCGGTCGTGCCCGGTTGGCGCTGGCGATTGCGTGAAGGCTTACGGAGCGGGCGGATTGTCAGCGGTATCGTGTTTGTCATCAGTTGTTTTGCGCTCTTCTACGTCCTGTTCAGCAGCCGGTTTCGGGTACAGACGGTAGAAGTTGTTGGGGCTGAGTTTTTAAGCCCGGAGCGCATTGTTGCCGCTGTTCCACTGCGGGGTCTACCGATCTGGCTGGTTGATGAAGAGCAGGCTGTTGCGCCATTGTTAACCAGTCCGTTTGTAGAGGAAGCCCGGCTGACGCTCAGTTTACCTGATCGAGCGCGGATTGTGATTGTCGAGCGCCAACCGGCGATTTACTGGCGAACCGGCGGGGTTGATTATCTGGTTGATCGGCAGGGATATGTTATTGAAGCTGCTGCAACACCGCCCGCCGAAGATGAGTTAGTGATTGTCGATAGCTCAAATCTACCGGTCGAGCCAGGGATGCGACTGGATACCGATGCGTTGACGCTGGCCCGTGAACTGGCTTTTGTCCTGCCCAACCAGATCGGATTACATCCGGCACAGATCGGGTGGGATTTTGGGTTAGGGGTCTTTGTACGGACAGCGCAGGATCAAATGATTGTTTTTGGCCGTAGTGAAAGGCTTGAACGTAAATTGACAATTCTTGCATATTTACTCGCCGATGGCACACCGTTTACCTATCTTGATCTACGACCAGTCAATCCATTTTATCAGTATCGTCCTGACGGCAGCTCATAA
- the cysS gene encoding cysteine--tRNA ligase — translation MQLFSTLSRTRETFTVPTDRPVTLYVCGVTPYDTTHMGHARTFIVFDVLVRYLQWQGATVRYCQNVTDVDDPLFERARRDGVQWDELAERQIRQLRADCADLNILPPTFFPRVSEEVGTMIPIIERLIELGHAYVVDGNVYFSIQTDPDFGRMARMGYSELLAIANQRGNNPHDPNKRDPLDFVLWQRGNPDEPKWESPWGLGRPGWHIECSAMSQRYLGEQIDIHGGGADLIFPHHSCEIAQSESATGKRPFARFWMHVGLVWLDGEKMSKSLGNLVFARDALREHHPDAIRWYLLSEHYREDFDYRRDALVRFEQYAADLRQALSVTGGSHSPLDVSRGREDVIAAMNDDLDTPTVLAVLHTMAGMIIDGAKEGRDVSSAQAVVRDLALMLGFTLR, via the coding sequence ATGCAGCTCTTCAGTACGCTATCACGAACCCGCGAAACCTTCACTGTACCGACCGACCGGCCCGTTACGCTGTATGTTTGTGGCGTCACCCCTTACGACACTACCCACATGGGTCACGCTCGTACCTTCATTGTCTTTGATGTCCTGGTGCGTTACCTTCAGTGGCAAGGGGCGACCGTGCGCTACTGTCAGAATGTTACCGATGTTGATGATCCGCTGTTTGAGCGCGCCCGCCGTGATGGCGTGCAATGGGATGAGCTGGCCGAACGTCAGATCAGACAACTCCGGGCCGATTGTGCCGACCTGAATATCTTACCCCCAACCTTCTTCCCGCGGGTTAGTGAAGAGGTTGGCACCATGATCCCCATCATCGAGCGACTGATCGAGCTGGGTCACGCTTACGTTGTTGATGGCAATGTCTATTTCAGTATTCAAACCGACCCCGACTTTGGTCGCATGGCCCGTATGGGCTATAGCGAATTGCTCGCCATCGCCAACCAGAGAGGGAATAACCCGCATGACCCCAATAAACGCGATCCCCTTGACTTTGTGCTCTGGCAGCGTGGCAATCCCGACGAACCGAAATGGGAGAGTCCATGGGGGCTGGGGCGACCAGGCTGGCATATCGAGTGTAGTGCAATGTCGCAACGCTACCTGGGTGAGCAGATCGATATTCACGGCGGTGGAGCTGATCTGATCTTTCCCCACCATTCATGCGAAATTGCCCAGAGTGAATCGGCAACCGGCAAACGGCCCTTTGCCCGCTTCTGGATGCACGTCGGCCTGGTCTGGCTCGACGGTGAAAAGATGAGTAAGTCGCTAGGGAATCTGGTATTTGCCCGCGATGCCTTACGCGAGCACCATCCCGATGCGATCCGCTGGTATTTGCTGAGTGAACACTACCGCGAAGATTTTGATTACCGTCGCGATGCCCTCGTGCGCTTCGAGCAATACGCTGCCGATCTGCGGCAGGCGCTGAGTGTCACCGGCGGCTCGCATAGCCCGCTCGACGTTAGCCGTGGCCGTGAGGACGTCATCGCCGCAATGAACGATGATCTTGACACCCCAACCGTCCTGGCCGTTCTGCATACGATGGCCGGTATGATCATTGATGGTGCAAAAGAAGGCCGTGATGTGAGTTCAGCTCAGGCAGTAGTACGCGACCTGGCCTTGATGCTGGGGTTTACACTCCGTTGA
- the ftsZ gene encoding cell division protein FtsZ, translating into MVDRSSNGFSLEDFAQIKVIGVGGGGSNAVDRMIAAGVQGVEFITVNTDVQALMHSLAPVRIRIGDKLTRGLGSGGNPVIGQKAAEENQEDIYEQLKGADMVFVAAGMGGGTGTGASPIIAGIAHDLGALTVGVVTRPFTFEGNHRRKVAEAGIEQLRPVVDTLIVIPNDRLLQTASKNTTFQQAFQMADDVLRQGIQGISDLITQRGLINVDFADVKTIMAQQGSALMAVGFGKGDTRALDAVNQAIASPLLEVSIDGAKGVLFNITGGEDLGIMEVYEAADIVAKQVDPDANIIIGAVIDPNFPPGEIKITLIATGFDVNRSSNVQRTRSYPTVATSTGQATGQIGSQVTQQRPRQPAQTPTTPPVQPVRPAITNDDLDIPPFLRGRDRNRQR; encoded by the coding sequence ATGGTTGATCGCAGTAGCAATGGCTTCTCGTTGGAAGACTTCGCTCAGATCAAAGTCATTGGCGTTGGCGGCGGCGGCAGCAACGCAGTTGATCGCATGATTGCTGCCGGCGTACAGGGAGTTGAGTTTATCACGGTGAATACCGATGTCCAGGCTCTGATGCACTCGCTGGCGCCGGTGCGGATTCGGATCGGCGATAAACTGACCCGTGGTCTCGGCAGTGGTGGTAATCCGGTTATCGGTCAGAAAGCTGCCGAGGAGAACCAGGAAGACATCTACGAGCAGTTGAAGGGGGCCGATATGGTCTTCGTCGCTGCCGGGATGGGTGGCGGTACCGGTACCGGTGCATCACCGATCATTGCCGGGATTGCCCACGATCTCGGTGCGTTGACCGTTGGTGTGGTGACACGCCCCTTCACCTTCGAGGGCAATCATCGCCGAAAGGTCGCTGAGGCCGGGATCGAGCAGTTGCGTCCGGTTGTTGATACGCTGATTGTGATACCCAACGACCGTCTGTTGCAGACGGCCAGCAAGAATACGACCTTCCAGCAGGCGTTTCAGATGGCAGATGATGTTCTGCGCCAGGGCATTCAGGGTATCTCGGACTTGATCACGCAGCGTGGCTTGATCAACGTGGACTTTGCCGACGTTAAGACCATCATGGCCCAGCAGGGTTCGGCGCTGATGGCGGTTGGCTTCGGCAAAGGCGATACGCGAGCACTCGATGCCGTGAATCAGGCGATTGCCAGCCCATTGCTTGAAGTGAGTATTGATGGCGCCAAAGGCGTGCTCTTCAACATCACCGGTGGTGAGGATTTGGGGATTATGGAGGTTTACGAGGCTGCGGATATTGTGGCCAAGCAGGTCGATCCCGACGCAAATATCATCATCGGCGCGGTGATCGATCCAAACTTCCCGCCCGGTGAGATCAAGATTACCCTCATTGCTACCGGCTTCGATGTCAATCGTAGCTCGAATGTGCAGCGCACCCGCTCGTACCCGACGGTAGCGACCAGCACCGGCCAGGCGACCGGTCAGATTGGCAGTCAGGTAACCCAGCAGCGGCCACGCCAGCCGGCCCAGACCCCGACGACACCGCCGGTGCAGCCGGTACGACCGGCGATCACGAACGATGATCTCGATATTCCGCCCTTCCTGCGCGGACGTGATCGCAATCGCCAGCGTTAA